The following are encoded together in the Cyanobacterium aponinum PCC 10605 genome:
- a CDS encoding FdhF/YdeP family oxidoreductase, producing MTKSTNSFSTGGGLPVIQYWLEKSVSPQGVKIWEKLNHKSSCLSCAWGTGGQKGGFVNEAGEYLQRCAKSVEAIASELQEGIKGDFFSQNAIEDLQKLDSQGCDRLGRLTYPVILRKGNSHYERISWQEVYDIATQAFRQPPERVASYSSGRSSNEAAFLLQLMMRANGSNNLADCSDLCHAPSTVGLKEVFGSGTSMVSLESLKQSDCVVLVGSNAPANHPRLMNELIKIRDKGGKVIIINPQIEVGLVKFASPAFPIKSLLKGGSEISTLYLQPIPGSDVAVFVGIQKSLLEQNLVDFDYLKKYTQGWEEIINHAQNTPWQTITNTCGLSKEEIEEVAYTIGSADKVVFAWAMGITHHTNGVDNVKSIANTALITGNAGKIGTGTMPIRGHSNVQGFGSMGVTIRLSEPIKKALTQILNQSLPETKGYDARALITAADEGNIDTLFCLGGNLYAANPDLTQAKRALGNINTIFYVATKPNLGHFHGLAEENTLILPVFNRFENPHATTTESGNNFVRLNESGTTHLTSPETDLISEIELITEIAHRLHGENPLNWRKLQDTSYIRQLIAKAIPGYQKIGEIDQTKTEFTIEGRIFSEPHFNTLSGKAQMQVTPLPVLTIPEQIYFDGDNNKKGIVLILGSGRGYGQHNTVVYKTEDKYRGMPHRHCILMNREDIKKAGFQAHQRVNVKGDGGELMNVEIVAGEILQGVAFMFYPEANVLFKAKIDPRCGTPAYKRVPIFVYKPDNN from the coding sequence ATGACTAAATCGACTAATTCTTTCTCTACTGGTGGTGGTTTACCCGTTATTCAATACTGGCTAGAAAAAAGCGTTTCTCCTCAAGGGGTTAAAATTTGGGAAAAGTTGAATCACAAAAGTAGTTGTTTGTCCTGTGCTTGGGGTACAGGTGGTCAAAAAGGAGGTTTTGTCAATGAAGCGGGAGAATATTTACAAAGATGTGCTAAAAGTGTAGAAGCGATCGCATCTGAGTTACAAGAAGGGATAAAAGGGGATTTTTTCTCTCAAAATGCCATAGAGGATTTACAAAAATTAGATTCCCAAGGGTGCGATCGTCTTGGTCGATTAACCTATCCTGTTATTTTAAGAAAGGGAAATAGTCACTATGAAAGAATTAGTTGGCAAGAAGTTTATGACATTGCAACTCAAGCCTTTCGTCAACCCCCTGAAAGAGTAGCTAGTTATAGCTCAGGTAGATCATCTAATGAAGCCGCTTTTCTTTTACAATTGATGATGAGAGCTAATGGTAGTAATAATTTAGCTGACTGTTCCGATTTATGCCATGCCCCTTCAACCGTTGGCTTAAAAGAAGTTTTTGGTAGTGGCACATCAATGGTAAGCCTAGAAAGTCTGAAACAATCAGATTGCGTGGTTTTAGTCGGTTCAAATGCCCCAGCAAATCATCCTCGCCTCATGAATGAATTAATCAAAATTCGAGACAAAGGCGGTAAAGTTATTATCATTAATCCTCAAATTGAAGTTGGTTTAGTTAAATTTGCTTCTCCTGCCTTTCCCATTAAATCTTTACTTAAAGGGGGTTCAGAAATTTCTACTCTCTATTTACAACCTATTCCCGGTAGTGACGTTGCTGTTTTTGTGGGTATCCAAAAATCTTTACTAGAACAAAACTTAGTTGATTTTGATTATTTGAAAAAATATACCCAAGGTTGGGAAGAAATTATCAATCATGCTCAAAATACCCCTTGGCAAACTATCACTAACACTTGTGGCTTATCAAAAGAAGAAATAGAAGAAGTTGCTTATACCATCGGCAGTGCAGATAAAGTAGTTTTTGCTTGGGCAATGGGGATTACTCACCACACCAATGGAGTTGATAACGTCAAAAGTATTGCTAATACGGCACTAATAACAGGAAATGCAGGAAAAATAGGCACAGGCACAATGCCCATTAGAGGACATTCTAACGTACAGGGATTTGGTTCAATGGGCGTTACTATTAGATTAAGTGAGCCGATAAAAAAAGCCCTAACTCAAATACTCAATCAATCTTTACCAGAAACTAAAGGTTATGATGCCCGTGCTTTAATTACCGCCGCCGATGAAGGAAATATAGATACTCTTTTTTGTTTAGGGGGAAATCTTTATGCCGCTAATCCTGATTTAACTCAAGCAAAACGAGCGTTAGGAAACATTAATACTATTTTTTATGTAGCAACCAAACCCAATCTTGGACATTTTCACGGTTTAGCAGAGGAAAATACCCTTATATTGCCTGTTTTTAACCGTTTTGAAAATCCTCACGCCACCACCACAGAATCGGGAAATAACTTTGTTAGATTAAACGAATCGGGTACAACTCATCTTACTTCCCCCGAAACCGATTTAATCTCCGAAATTGAGTTAATTACCGAAATTGCCCACCGTTTACATGGGGAAAATCCTTTAAACTGGCGTAAACTACAAGATACCAGCTATATTCGTCAATTAATCGCTAAAGCTATTCCGGGTTATCAAAAAATAGGAGAAATCGATCAAACAAAAACCGAATTTACCATTGAAGGGCGCATTTTTTCTGAACCCCATTTCAATACTCTTTCTGGTAAAGCACAAATGCAAGTAACTCCTTTGCCAGTCTTAACTATTCCTGAGCAAATATATTTCGATGGGGATAATAATAAAAAAGGAATTGTTTTAATTTTGGGTTCAGGTAGAGGTTATGGGCAACACAATACTGTTGTTTATAAAACCGAAGATAAATATCGGGGAATGCCTCATCGTCACTGTATCTTAATGAATAGGGAGGATATTAAAAAAGCTGGTTTTCAAGCCCATCAAAGGGTAAATGTAAAAGGTGATGGAGGAGAGTTAATGAATGTGGAAATAGTTGCAGGAGAAATTTTGCAGGGGGTTGCTTTTATGTTTTATCCTGAAGCAAATGTTTTATTTAAAGCTAAAATTGATCCTCGTTGTGGTACTCCTGCTTATAAAAGAGTCCCTATTTTTGTTTATAAGCCCGACAATAACTAA